The following coding sequences lie in one Aspergillus luchuensis IFO 4308 DNA, chromosome 8, nearly complete sequence genomic window:
- a CDS encoding uncharacterized protein (COG:S;~EggNog:ENOG410PQBQ;~InterPro:IPR021833;~PFAM:PF11905): MGSTAFRLTMSAQQIPLQFMPQQLQAGDRDDWTGITDPKERKKLQDRVNQRARRQRKKPKLLVYSAPCRPARHDSGNTILNNPQLNLLRQDQLVQNSRSPLLDKIVSFTACQPDSMETEQFINQFSSWISQRYEQRCLDTEPLPGLVQFNITRSLVVNAKLLGYTSERMAPSARSSLTSLSISESYFHAFPASLQPTALQRNVHHHPWIDLLPVAELRDNLLRQLETTYNAAQLCRDMRGLQVVSSGHGDVIVWGEPWDPHGWEVTEAFVQKWPWVVRGSRSLLQSTNYWRAQRGEPALSFQSYPAANGGANPRVHEVEEHLGSPA, from the exons ATGGGAAGTACAGCCTTCAGATTAACGATGTCTGCGCAGCAAATTCCACTGCAGTTCATGCCTCAGCAGCTGCAAGCTGGCGACAGAGATGATTGGACAGGCATAACTGACCCtaaggagaggaaaaagtTGCAAGATCGGGTCAATCAAAGAGCCAGGC GGCAGCGGAAAAAGCCTAAACTCCTGGTATATTCCGCACCATGCAGGCCAGCACGCCACGATTCAGGAAACACCATCCTAAATAACCCGCAGCTTAATCTGCTTAGGCAAGATCAATTGGTGCAGAACAGTCGCTCTCCGCTACTAGACAAGATAGTCTCCTTTACGGCTTGTCAGCCAGATTCCATGGAGACGGAGCAGTTCATCAATCAGTTCTCGTCATGGATATCACAGCGCTATGAGCAAAGATGCCTGGACACCGAACCTCTCCCAGGCCTCGTCCAGTTCAATATTACACGATCCCTAGTGGTTAATGCAAAACTTCTTGGATACACATCAGAGCGCATGGCACCTAGCGCTCGATCCTCGCTCACATCACTGAGTATCAGCGAGTCGTACTTCCACGCCTTCCCAGCCAGTCTGCAACCCACCGCTCTGCAACGCAAtgtccaccatcatccatggaTTGACCTCTTACCTGTGGCCGAACTTCGTGATAATCTACTGCGTCAACTTGAGACTACGTATAATGCAGCGCAGCTTTGTCGCGATATGCGAGGTTTACAAGTCGTAAGCAGCGGGCACGGTGATGTGATTGTATGGGGAGAGCCATGGGATCCGCACGGTTGGGAGGTGACCGAAGCATTTGTGCAGAAGTGGCCTTGGGTTGTTCGTGGCAGTCGTAGCTTGCTTCAATCGACAAACTACTGGCGCGCACAAAGAGGCGAACCTGCCCTGTCCTTCCAGAGCTATCCCGCAGCGAATGGTGGAGCTAACCCGCGCGTCcatgaggttgaggagcATCTGGGATCACCCGCTTGA
- a CDS encoding zinc-binding alcohol dehydrogenase family protein (COG:Q;~EggNog:ENOG410PHHZ;~InterPro:IPR036291,IPR020843,IPR013154,IPR011032;~go_function: GO:0016491 - oxidoreductase activity [Evidence IEA];~go_process: GO:0055114 - oxidation-reduction process [Evidence IEA]) codes for MSQDRAAWMIAARSKPFTLGEAPLYKPGKGEILIRNHAVAVVSDRFNMPFNPIGFQLTSSDLCKNPVDWKIQESSLYLNTFPFILGRDAAGIVVDIGEGVTQFHRGQRVIAHLHSPRSGNSAHAAYQLFSLASQTLAAPIPFHISFEQGAVLPLAISTSAAGLYVPEYLNLPLPSDTPESRGKTLLVWGGASSVGATVIQLAVASGLHVVTTASHTNYEFVRSLGADDAFDYRSPTVVMDIVTRLRHVDLCGVYDAIGEDKSFTRLAAIAERLQKRIPAVSVHPCYTPTVFFHPKYVTSYGIAYPPNERIGEAIWGAFVPHALATGKLKAKPDPVVVGHGLGNIQNGLDSQKAGVSAKKIVITL; via the exons ATGAGTCAGGATCGTGCTGCCTGGATGATTGCTGCCAGATCCAAACCCTTCACACTCGGCGAAGCCCCCCTCTATAAGCCCGGAAAGGGGGAGATTCTTATCAGAAACCATGCTGTCGCGGTTGTAAGTGACCGCTTTAATATGCCGTTTAACCCGATCGGTTTCCAGCTAACAAGTAGTGACCTCTGCAAGAACCCTGTAGACTGGAAGATCCA AGAGTCAAGTCTTTACCTGAACACATTTCCTTTTATTCTGGGAAGAGATGCAGCGGGTATAGTCGTGGACATTGGTGAAGGTGTCACCCAGTTCCACAGAGGCCAGCGTGTGATCGC ACACCTACATAGCCCCAGATCTGGAAATTCCGCTCACGCAGCATACCAGCTGTTCTCCCTGGCTTCACAGACTCTCGCGGCACCTATCCCATTCCACATAAGCTTCGAACAAGGCGCAGTCCTGCCACTAGCAATTTCCACCAGCGCTGCAGGCTTATATGTTCCGGAATATCTCAACCTTCCCTTGCCATCAGATACTCCAGAGTCACGGGGAAAGACTCTACTGGTCTGGGGTGGTGCATCTTCTGTAGGCGCAACAGTCATTCAGCTGGCGGTTGCCTCTGGCTTGCACGTCGTTACCACCGCGTCTCACACCAATTATGAGTTTGTAAGGTCTCTGGGGGCAGATGACGCATTTGATTATCGGTCACCGACTGTCGTCATGGATATAGTGACCAGACTAAGACACGTGGATCTATGTGGTGTATACGATGCTATCGGCGAGGATAAAAGCTTCACTCGGCTTGCTGCTATAGCCGAGCGGCTTCAGAAGCGCATCCCGGCGGTCAGCGTGCACCCGTGTTATACACCTACCGTCTTTTTCCACCCGAAGTATG TAACCTCCTACGGGATCGCATATCCCCCAAATGAGAGGATTGGGGAGGCCATCTGGGGAGCCTTCGTGCCCCATGCCCTGGCCACTGGGAAGTTGAAGGCCAAGCCTGACCCAGTGGTAGTTGGGCATGGACTAGGAAATATCCAAAATGGGCTTGATTCTCAGAAAGCCGGGGtgtcggcgaagaagattgTTATTACGCTGTAG
- a CDS encoding zinc-binding alcohol dehydrogenase family protein (COG:Q;~EggNog:ENOG410PHHZ;~InterPro:IPR013154,IPR013149,IPR036291,IPR011032, IPR020843;~PFAM:PF00107,PF08240;~go_function: GO:0016491 - oxidoreductase activity [Evidence IEA];~go_process: GO:0055114 - oxidation-reduction process [Evidence IEA]) translates to MTENEAAWITEPAEYPFKIHNAAKPKPGPGEVVIKNVAVAINPVDWKIQSLGRYLNQYPFVLGQDAAGFIEDVGSGVNRFKKGQRVIAHCYGLLTQDPAHGAFQLYPVTAESLVTEIPESLTFEQAVVLPLAVSTASAGLYRKDYLNLPFPEADDVKSTDKVLLIWGGASSVGASAIQLAVASGLTVFTTASEANREFVKSLGAHAVFDYRSSTVVEDISHVLRGLNFAGVYDAIAEEPSFAAISEIFDMLDSKVPVASVLPCDRPTERCIPQYVIAYSIIQEPHNDIGDWIWGKYLPRALANGAFQAKPDPYVVGDGLKTIQHGLDVQKKGVSAKKVIVTL, encoded by the exons ATGACGGAAAACGAAGCAGCGTGGATTACTGAGCCAGCAGAATATCCGTTCAAAATCCATAACGCTGCAAAGCCGAAACCAGGACCTGGAGAAGTGGTGATCAAGAATGTCGCCGTCGCTATT AATCCTGTTGATTGGAAAATACA GAGCCTGGGGCGCTATCTAAATCAGTATCCTTTTGTTTTGGGAcaggatgctgctggtttTATCGAAGATGTTGGGAGTGGCGTAAATAGGTTCAAGAAGGGCCAGAGAGTGATTGC CCACTGCTACGGCCTCTTGACGCAGGATCCGGCGCACGGTGCATTTCAGTTGTATCCTGTTACAGCTGAGTCACTTGTAACCGAGATTCCGGAATCGCTTACATTTGAACAGGCTGTTGTGCTTCCACTGGCTGTCTCAACCGCCAGTGCGGGTCTCTACCGCAAGGATTATCTTAACCTGCCCTTTCCTGAAGCGGATGATGTCAAATCTACGGACAAAGTACTCCTAATCTGGGGTGGTGCATCTTCAGTTGGTGCATCCGCTATCCAGCTCGCAGTTGCATCAGGTCTGACTGTCTTCACTACTGCATCTGAGGCTAATAGAGAATTTGTCAAGTCACTTGGCGCGCATGCAGTCTTCGACTACAGGTCTTCCACTGTCGTAGAAGATATCTCACATGTACTCAGAGGTTTAAATTTTGCAGGAGTTTATGATGCAATCGCTGAAGAGCCGAGTTTTGCAGCTATCTCCGAGATCTTTGACATGCTTGATTCGAAGGTGCCTGTTGCCAGCGTGCTTCCCTGCGACCGACCAACTGAGCGATGTATTCCCCAGTATG TCATCGCATACTCCATAATTCAAGAACCGCATAACGATATTGGTGACTGGATCTGGGGAAAGTACTTGCCTCGGGCTCTGGCAAACGGTGCTTTTCAGGCAAAGCCAGATCCTTATGTCGTAGGAGATGGGCTCAAGACCATTCAGCACGGCCTCGACGTACAAAAGAAAGGTGTTTCGGCAAAGAAGGTGATTGTCACACTCTAG
- a CDS encoding uncharacterized protein (COG:C;~EggNog:ENOG410PG0V;~InterPro:IPR023210,IPR036812;~PFAM:PF00248) encodes MNMAMLSTRQLGENGPLVSAQGLGLMGLSMFYDKRLPDEDRLNFLDYALAKGVTFWDSADVYADNEDILAKWFRRSGKRNDIFLATKFGIKQHPGQPSSIHNSPEYVREACLKSRDRLGLKEGDPIDLYYCHRIDPIQPIEITVAAMAKLVDEGLVKYLGLSECSADTLRRAHRIHPIAAVQIELSPFAIDSLKNGLMDACRELGVAVIPYSPFSRGFLTGKLQRPDDLDENDRRRILPRFSKENFDKNLAIVREIEELALKKQCSVGQLTLAWISALYDRIIPIPGTTKSQNLDENIGSLRVELTEDDMEAVNRVAFSADIQGDRHPKSMVPYLYVDTAPLKETEE; translated from the exons ATGAACATGGCCATGCTATCGACAAGACAGCTAGGAGAGAATGGGCCACTCGTATCTGCACAAG GTCTTGGCTTGATGGGTTTGTCTATGTTCTACGACAAGAGGCTGCCCGATGAAGATCGTCTGAACTTCCTGGACTACGCCCTCGCGAAGGGCGTTACTTTTTGGGACTCAGCTGATGTCTATGCTGACAATGAAGACATCCTCGCTAA GTGGTTCCGCCGAAGCGGCAAGCGCAATGATATTTTCCTTGCGACCAAATTTGGCATCAAACAACACCCCGgccagccatcatccatccacaacaGCCCAGAATATGTGCGTGAGGCGTGTCTGAAAAGCCGTGACCGACTTGGGTTGAAGGAAGGCGATCCGATCGATCTATACTATTGCCATCGGATTGATCCCATTCAACCGATTGAAATTACCGTTGCCGCAATGGCTAAATTGGTGGATGAAGGCCTGGTTAAGTATCTTGGACTGAGTGAATGCTCTGCTGACACTCTACGACGCGCCCATCGCATTCATCCTATTGCAGCCGTGCAGATTGAGCTGTCTCCTTTCGCCATTGACAGCTTGAAGAATGGTCTGATGGATGCATGCCGTGAGCTTGGGGTTGCAGTTATTCCCTATTCACCATTCAGCCGTGGGTTCTTAACTGGCAAGCTGCAGAGGccagatgatcttgatgaaaATGATCGTCGTCGCATCTTACCCCGATTCTCGAAAGAAAACTTCGACAAAAACCTGGCTATCGTAAGAGAAATCGAGGAGTTGGCCCTGAAGAAGCAATGCTCTGTCGGTCAACTTACTTTGGCCTGGATATCTGCACTATATGACAGAATCATCCCAATACCCGGCACTACGAAGTCCCAAAATCTGGACGAAAACATCGGTAGTCTTCGTGTTGAGCTTACCGAAGATGATATGGAGGCAGTAAACAGAGTTGCGTTCTCAGCGGACATCCAGGGCGACCGTCACCCGAAGAGTATGGTGCCCTATCTGTATGTGGATACGGCTCCTCTaaaagagacagaaga GTAA
- a CDS encoding oxidoreductase, short chain dehydrogenase/reductase family (COG:Q;~EggNog:ENOG410PWPD;~InterPro:IPR036291,IPR002347;~PFAM:PF00106;~go_process: GO:0055114 - oxidation-reduction process [Evidence IEA]), producing MPSIKECKVLVIGGSSGIGYGVAEKCLLEGAKVHIASSNASRVGKSAVALKQKFPSAEITAHICDLGGEDVEKSLEHLFYTIGSLDHIVFTAGDKLAIQPLETINLHAIRRAGHVRFAVPLLWFGKAFSELVVGWGVSDWPYGITRNLALDLKPLRVDLVSPGVIATPLWGSEGMPESVKGSTTLGKVGMVEEVAEAYVYLMKDTNATGACISTNAGSLLL from the exons ATGCCATCGATCAAGGAATGCAAGGTACTTGTTATTGGTGGCTCATCCGGAATTGGTTATGGAGTCGCGGAGAAGTGCCTTTTGGAGGGTGCAAAGGTCCATATAGCATCTTCAAATGCGTCTCGGGTGGGCAAGAGTGCTGTCGCTTTGAAACAAAAATTTCCCAGTGCGGAGATTACTGCACATATCTGTGACCttggtggtgaagacgtCGAAAAAAGCCTGGAGCATTTGTTTTACACCATTGGCTCACTTGACCACATCGTCTTCACGGCAGGCGACAAACTTGCCATTCAACCGCTGGAAACCATCAATCTCCATGCTATCCGCCGGGCAGGCCATGTTCGATTCGCTGTCCCGCTCCT CTGGTTCGGAAAAGCCTTTTCCGAATTGGTCGTTGGTTGGGGGGTATCTGACTGGCCTTATGGAATCACGCGGAATCTCGCCTTGGACCTTAAGCCACTCCGGGTCGACCTGGTTAGTCCAGGGGTGATCGCTACGCCTCTCTGGGGATCTGAAGGGATGCCAGAGAGTGTGAAAGGTTCTACCACCCTGGGCAAGGTTGGGATGGTCGAAGAAGTCGCCGAAGCGTACGTCTACCTGATGAAGGATACAAACGCCACGGGAGCCTGTATTAGCACCAATGCAGGATCCCTTTTGCTGTAG
- a CDS encoding GNAT family N-acetyltransferase (COG:K;~EggNog:ENOG410PPT4;~InterPro:IPR000182,IPR016181;~PFAM:PF13673,PF00583;~go_function: GO:0008080 - N-acetyltransferase activity [Evidence IEA]) produces MTTLPLPTRLATPTDGPQIRDLVESAFRATDTRPNWTGDLALGARFHVTVDDILTRITEEDSAILIATAADVDSNDAPIIACVSMRRHAPGLARLSYLAVNQRYQQGGLGRMILSLAEGHCRDVWGVKRVGLNALDTRLALIRWYERCGYAPTGEVTRFHLPPDVLSFVEMEKGVEGVVRLS; encoded by the coding sequence ATGACCACCTTGCCCCTCCCCACCCGCCTGGCAACCCCAACCGATGGCCCTCAAATTAGAGACCTAGTCGAATCCGCCTTCCGCGCCACCGACACTCGCCCCAACTGGACGGGTGACCTCGCCCTGGGAGCGCGCTTCCACGTCACGGTAGACGACATCCTCACCCGCATCACGGAGGAAGATAGTGCAATCCTCATCGCCACCGCCGCCGACGTCGACTCCAATGATGCGCCCATTATCGCCTGCGTCAGCATGCGCAGGCACGCGCCCGGCCTCGCTCGACTCTCGTACTTGGCGGTTAATCAAAGGTATCAGCAGGGGGGTCTTGGACGAATGATTCTGAGTCTCGCGGAAGGCCATTGCCGCGACGTCTGGGGGGTGAAGCGGGTGGGATTAAATGCGTTAGATACGCGGTTGGCGCTGATAAGGTGGTATGAAAGGTGCGGGTATGCGCCCACTGGCGAGGTGACGAGGTTTCACTTGCCGCCGGATGTGCTGTCTTttgtggagatggagaagggggtggagggggtggttaGGCTGAGTTGA
- a CDS encoding glutathione S-transferase family protein (COG:J;~EggNog:ENOG410PPG4;~InterPro:IPR036249,IPR040079,IPR036282,IPR010987, IPR004045,IPR004046;~PFAM:PF00043,PF13417,PF02798;~go_function: GO:0005515 - protein binding [Evidence IEA];~go_process: GO:0006749 - glutathione metabolic process [Evidence IEA]): MAEINVKTHCPKFNSQTGKVQAAAALNGRTVDIAPEFIMTKTNKSPEFLLDFPLGKVPAFRSVTGLSLFESDAILQYVAESGPASVQLLGSSVDERALIRQWTEFADHELFEPLQNMVLWRYGMAGFDEALELRSYSRLEVSLSVLEAHLQGREFVASGDLSMADLSVAAAMVWGYGQVVDADLQCQYPSTVQWYLRVIGREGVKQAFGEPNFLEKRLVSPGVEAQ, from the exons ATGGCCGAGATCAACGTCAAGACTCACTGTCCCAAGTTCAATTCGCAGACCGGCAAA GTtcaagcagctgcagctttgAATGGGCGTACGGTGGATATTGCCCCGGAATTCATCATGACCAAGACAAACAAGTCGCCCGAGTTCTTACTTGACTTCCCACTAGGCAAGGTACCGGCATTCAGAAGTGTTACCGGCCTGAGTCTCTTCGAATCCGATGCCATTCTGCAATATGTCGCTGAAAGTGGTCCCGCGAGCGTTCAGCTCCTAGGCTCCTCCGTGGATGAGCGAGCTCTGATTCGTCAGTGGACTGAATTTGCTGATCATGAGCTATTCGAACCGTTGCAAAATATGGTTCTATGGCGTTATGGCATGGCAGGGTTTGATGAAGCGCTAGAATTGAGGTCCTATTCCCGGCTGGAAGTCTCCCTCAGTGTCCTGGAGGCACACCTTCAAGGCCGCGAATTTGTGGCATCAGGTGACCTTAGCATGGCTGATCTTTCTGTTGCAGCGGCGATGGTCTGGGGCTATGGACAGGTTGTAGATGCGGATTTGCAGTGCCAGTATCCTTCGACAGTCCAATGGTACTTGCGAGTCATCGGACGAGAGGGGGTCAAGCAAGCATTTGGGGAGCCGAATTTCCTTGAGAAGCGGCTCGTCTCACCAGGAGTGGAGGCTCAGTAG
- a CDS encoding uncharacterized protein (COG:S;~EggNog:ENOG410PX84;~InterPro:IPR036291,IPR016040;~PFAM:PF13460,PF05368), with the protein MPTTVAIAGLTGKFAQCIARSLQAYPDVYIRGYCRSPEKLPHSLLLARNVEVIKGEFDDRAAARLFVKGANVVICCYFGSPEVMVRGQKVLIDACEELNVPRYIAGDFAVDYTNIPANAIFPKDSARIIREYLLATKETVAGVHILTGGLMETFWSEFFGCWDRTTRSISFWGTGEETWDLTTYETAAAYTAAVALDKSAVGVLRFRGDRKTILEIKGCFDDVYTAPLNLVNRGSIEELHATVLDSFRKSPSDVMSWAPKCFAYWCVQPETQLGDTLDNDRYESVQATDLRTFFLSHAVDELHRADQELGYRN; encoded by the exons ATGCCTACCACAGTAGCTATCGCTGGGCTGACGGGAAAATTTGCGCAGTGTATAGCCAGATCGCTGCAGGCGTATCCTGACGTATATATCCGAGGCTACTGTCGGAGTCCAGAGAAGCTGCCGCATTCTCTTCTGCTGGCAAGGAATGTCGAGGTAATCAAAGGCGAATTCGATGACAGGGCTGCAGCGCGTTTGTTTGTTAAGGGAGCCAACGTGGTTATTTGCTGCTATTTTGGCAGCCCGGAAGTGATGGTACGGGGACAAAAGGTCCTGATAGACGCTTGTGAAGAATTGAATGTCCCTCGGTACATTGCTGGTGACTTCGCTGTGGATTACACGAACATACCGGCCAATGCTATTTTTCCGAAAGATTCGGCGCGGATTATTAGGGAGTATCTCCTAGCCACAAAAGAAACAGTTGCAGGAGTCCATATCCTAACAGGTGGCTTGATGGAGACGTTCTGGAGCGAGTTCTTTGGATGTTGGGATCGCACTACCCGTTCAATCTCTTTCTGGGGCACGGGCGAGGAGACATGGGATCTAACAACCTATGAGACCGCAGCTGCTTACACAGCGGCGGTTGCATTGGATAAAAGTGCAGTTGGAGTACTGAGAT TCCGCGGTGACCGCAAAACTATCCTTGAGATCAAAGGCTGCTTTGACGATGTCTATACTGCCCCACTCAACCTTGTGAACCGGGGATCTATCGAAGAGCTACACGCGACGGTACTGGACTCGTTCAGAAAAAGTCCCAGTGATGTGATGAGCTGGGCACCAAA ATGTTTTGCATACTGGTGCGTTCAGCCTGAAACCCAATTGGGTGATACACTAGATAATGATCGTTACGAGAGTGTACAAGCTACAGACCTGAGAACATTTTTCTTATCTCACGCTGTAGACGAACTTCATCGTGCGGATCAGGAGCTCGGATATAGAAACTAG
- a CDS encoding MFS transporter (COG:G;~EggNog:ENOG410PFTW;~InterPro:IPR020846,IPR011701,IPR036259;~PFAM:PF07690,PF00083;~SECRETED:SignalP(1-21);~TransMembrane:12 (i68-87o107-127i134-154o160-182i194-216o228-252i300-319o339-359i380-399o405-429i436-461o473-492i);~go_function: GO:0022857 - transmembrane transporter activity [Evidence IEA];~go_process: GO:0055085 - transmembrane transport [Evidence IEA]), with amino-acid sequence MQLRHNCLGTWSGMWHFLVLGTSDSDKFSGDVNHLWPGNGTHDDPYIISWDENDALNARNYGAGRKGIIIAISGMSTLSVAFASSAYSGDLSAICHYFGVSDEATTLGLSLYVLGFAIGPLLWAPLSEAFGRRIMFLTTFSLFAILNIAAAVSANFASLIVLRALAGTFGAAPLTNSGGVVADLYDAETRGLAAVFYSCATFLEPVLGPIAGGFLGETQGWRWIEGLLAFYSGIMLILGIVAVPETFSIVILRRRAAMLSMQTGNFYVTSDDHRNPPGSLIRRFQEATSRPLRLLYKEPLVIVLALYMSFIYGTTYLLLAALPIVFQQVRGWSPGVGDLPFISIAIGMCFATVFMVFINRQYARKFRASQSGQRPPEARLLSAQVGAVFIPSGLFLFAWTNSPSVHWAVCMVGIAMFGFGNICVSLALVNYLVDSYVAYSASALAAATVMRSLCGAVFPLFTTYMYERLGIHWASSVPGFLSLACLPAAFILSKYGPQIRQRSKFAIAMSEEK; translated from the coding sequence ATGCAACTCCGACACAATTGTCTTGGTACATGGAGCGGTATGTGGCACTTCCTTGTGCTGGGCACCAGCGACTCCGACAAATTTTCTGGAGACGTCAACCACCTTTGGCCGGGAAACGGCACTCATGATGACCCGTATATTATATCATGGGATGAAAATGATGCATTAAATGCCCGCAATTATGGTGCTGGGAGAAAAGGCATCATTATAGCTATTTCGGGCATGTCAACCCTCTCAGTAGCTTTTGCATCGAGTGCTTATTCGGGAGATTTGTCTGCCATTTGTCATTATTTTGGAGTTTCTGATGAGGCTACGACACTGGGATTATCGCTTTATGTCCTGGGGTTCGCGATAGGGCCGCTACTATGGGCCCCACTGAGTGAGGCGTTTGGCAGGAGAATCATGTTCTTAACCACCTTCAGCCTTTTCGCCATCTTGAATATTGCGGCAGCCGTTTCAGCTAATTTCGCTTCGCTGATCGTTCTCAGAGCTTTGGCCGGAACGTTCGGCGCTGCACCTCTTACTAACTCTGGAGGGGTTGTGGCTGATCTATACGATGCGGAAACGAGAGGGCTTGCCGCGGTCTTTTATTCATGCGCCACCTTCCTTGAGCCTGTCCTTGGTCCAATCGCAGGGGGATTCCTTGGGGAGACTCAaggctggagatggatcgAGGGCTTGCTGGCATTCTACTCTGGAATTATGTTAATCCTCGGTATCGTTGCTGTTCCCGAAACCTTCAGTATCGTTATTCTTCGGCGACGAGCCGCTATGCTCTCGATGCAGACGGGAAATTTTTATGTTACAAGTGATGATCATCGCAACCCTCCAGGGTCTCTAATAAGGAGATTTCAAGAAGCGACGAGCCGTCCTTTGCGCCTGCTCTACAAAGAGCCTTTAGTGATTGTCCTCGCGCTCTACATGTCTTTCATCTACGGCACCACCTATCTATTGCTAGCAGCACTACCTATCGTTTTCCAGCAAGTCCGCGGATGGAGCCCAGGGGTGGGTGACCTTCCATTCATTTCCATTGCGATAGGCATGTGTTTTGCTACAGTTTTCATGGTCTTCATCAACCGTCAATACGCAAGAAAATTCAGAGCATCCCAGAGTGGCCAGCGCCCCCCAGAAGCACGCCTGCTTTCGGCCCAAGTTGGGGCAGTTTTCATTCCCAGcggtctctttctttttgcatGGACCAATTCTCCCTCGGTGCATTGGGCTGTTTGTATGGTGGGAATCGCTATGTTTGGATTTGGCAATATCTGTGTTTCATTAGCATTGGTCAACTATCTCGTCGATAGCTATGTGGCATATTCGGCCTCAGCCCTTGCCGCTGCGACGGTAATGCGATCACTTTGTGGGGCGGTGTTTCCGCTTTTCACAACGTATATGTACGAAAGGTTAGGGATTCACTGGGCAAGCAGTGTACCGGGCTTTCTGTCTCTGGCTTGTCTTCCAGCTGCATTCATATTATCCAAGTATGGACCCCAGATACGCCAACGCTCCAAGTTTGCTATCGCGATGAGCGAAGAGAAGTAG